The following DNA comes from Methanosarcina vacuolata Z-761.
AAAATATCCTCTACACTTTTCCGAAAGTCCTCTTGAAATAAAGGTCGGGGATATGTTCGGGGCACTTACTGTTGTTGAAACTTCCCCTAAAATCCGGCTTGAAAATGAAAATGCTCTCAATTTTGGTTCGGACCTTGAGGTTACAGAAGAAATCCACCTTGGATCTTTTGAAAAGAAGACAGAAACGAATCTCAATGTTACCTTTTTCCCCTTCATGAATAAGGTGGAAAAGGTGGATTCTGTTCTTCCCACAGTCACTCAGCGTGCTATCCCGACTATGAGTGTTGAAGAATACCTTCTCGGAAACTGAAATATATAGTGAGGTTAAATCATGAAAAATCATAACATTACTATTTACCCTTTTACTGCAATAGTCGGACAGGAGAAAATGAAGAAAGCCCTGATCCTGAACGCTATAAATCCTAAAGTAGGAGGGGTTCTGGTCAGGGGTGAAAAAGGTACTGCCAAGTCAACGGCCGTCCGGGCACTGGCTAATCTCCTTCCTGAAATCGAGGTAGTTGAAGGCTGTAAATTCCGCTGTAATCCTCATGACATAAATGCAATGTGTGAAGAATGCCTGGAAAAGGTAAAAGCTGGGGCTCTTAAGAGCTCTTCTATAAAAATGAAAGTTGTGGATCTGCCTGTAAGTGCTACCGAAGACCGGGTTGTAGGGACTCTTGATATAGAGCATGCTATTAAAAAAGGGGAAAAGCGCTTTGAACCCGGGGTACTTGCCCATGCTCACAGGGGTATCCTGTATGTGGATGAGATTAATCTTCTGGATGACCATCTTGTAGATGTGCTCCTCGACTCTGCAGCAATGGGGGTAAACACTGTTGAAAGAGAAGGAATTTCCTTTTCTCACCCTGCAAATTTTGTGCTTGTAGGCACCATGAACCCTGAAGAAGGAGAACTGCGACCCCAGTTACTTGACCGTTTTGGTTTATGCGTAGATATAAAGGGTATAATGGATGTAGCCAGACGAGTGGAACTTATCAAATACAGGCTCAGTTATGAGACCGATCCCGAAGCTTTTGCAGCAAGCTGGCAGGCTGCAGAGTCCGAGCTTTGCGGGCAGATTCTTCTTGCTCAGAAATTACTTACTGAAGTAAAAATCTCAGATAACATGCTTGAATTAATCAGCCAGATCTGCGTTGATATGGGAGTCGATGGGCACAGGGCAGACATCACAATGATGAAAACCTCAATCACGCTTGCAGCTTTCAATGGCAGGACTGAGGTTCTTGAAGAGGATGTAAAAGAAGCTGCAGAATTAGTCCTTCCCCACCGTATGCGCAGAAAACCGTTTGATAACCACTCTGATAAGCAGGATAAACTCAACGAGAGTATAGAAAAACAAAGGGAAAAAGAAAAGGAAAAAGAAAAAAATAAACACGAACAGCAAAAAAAAGAGCATAACGAGCAGTCAGGAAAAGAACAGGCCCATCCCGAAGAGCAGAAATCAGATAACCCAGAGGACAGCACCGGTGAACAACCGGATGCTTCCTCCGAAACTATTTTTGCAACAGGAGAGAGTTACCAGGTAAAGCAGTTTTCTCCCGATTTTCTCCGAAATAACCGAAATGGATCAGGTCGGCGCAGCAAAACCCTGACGAAGTCCAAACAGGGCAGGTATATAAAGAGTAAAATTCCCGAGGAAAAAATCACGGATCTTGCTTTTGATGCTACCCTGAGGGCAGCTGCACCTTACCAGCTTTTAAGGGAAAAACACGGAAACTCCATAGTAATTCATGACTCGGATTTCAGGCAAAAAGTCCGTGAGAAAAAGATAGGAAATCTTGTACTCTTTGTTGTGGATGCCAGTGGTTCTATGGGAGCTCAACAGCGGATGGTAGCTTCTAAAGGTGCAGTCCTTTCAATGTTGATGGACGCTTACCAGAAACGTGATAAGGTGGGGCTTATTGCTTTTAAGGGAGCAGGGGCAGAGTTGTTGCTGCCGCCAACATCCAGTGTGGAAATGGCACAAAAGTGTCTGGAGGAGCTGCCAACCGGAGGAAAGACTCCCCTCTCCCATGGGCTTATGAAAGGATATGAAACCATACAGGCAGAACTCCGACGCGATCCTGATACCTGTCCGTTTATGGTTCTGATCTCTGATGGACGGGCAAATGTCAGTATGAATGGTGAACCTCCTCTCCAGGAGACAAAAACAATAGCTTCCATGTTCAGAAAAGAATGCATACAATCGGCAGTTATTGATACGGAAAGCAGCATTATTAAATTCGGGCTTGCTCAGGAAATTTCCAGTGCGCTTGGAGCCATGTATCTTGCACTTGAGGACCTGAAGGCAGATTCAATAGTTGAAGCTGTTCGGTCTTCAGCTCCTTTTGAATTTTCGGTTCTTTCTGGAAGCTTTTCAAGTTGAAGAAACTTGTCAATGGAAGTTCTCAATATCTTGAATTATAGGTTATGACCTGTTAGTCTTTACTTTTTTGTTTTATCTTTCTGGCTCTTCGTCATTTCCTATGGATAAGATGATTTTCAATTCAAGACCGCATTGGTTTTTATGAGAATATTATGAGAATATCCACACAAAACAACGAAGAGCCATCTTTCTTATCTTACTATGTTTTTCTGCAGTTGATTCCTCTTCCTTTGTGGTTCCGGAAGCGTAAATATACTTATAATATTACTCTTAATAATGATTAGCTACAGAACCTAGTTACAGAACCCAAATTAAGCATTTTACAGGGAGTCTTGGTAATGACTGATGATCTGAAATCTGTTTATCACTTGTTTAACCCCGATAAGGCGCTTTTTGATGAAGAACTGAAGAAATACTATGTTAAAATTGGGGAAAACGAGACACGGATTTCAAAGCTTAAAACACGCCTGGAGCTGGGACTGGAGACCGGAGAACCCATTAAAATTCTGTTCACTGGTCACAGGGGTTCAGGAAAATCAACTGCTTTAAATCGACTTGTTTCACATTTAAGTGATAAGTTTTTCGTTGTAAACTATAATGTTCTGGACTTGCTGGATCTGAATGATATCAATTATACTGATGTACTTCTTTCTATTCTCGCACAGCTTATTGAAAGTTCTAAGGTAAATAAAATATTTCTCAGAAGCGATTTAGTTGAGCGAGCGAATAAATGGGGACAGACAATAACTGAAAATCTAATTTCCAGTACAAAGGCTGGTCTTGGTTTTGGAGTTGGCTTGCCTGCTCTTATCAATATTTTCACCTGGATGAAAAACGAAACTGAGACCAGAAAAGAAATTAGAAAAGAAATCGGTCCTCGAGTTTCAGAATTAATCAGCATCATCAATGATATTGTTATTGAAATTGAAGATACAGGAAAGCAAGTGCTTGTAATTATTGATAATCTGGAAAAGTCTGATCCTGATAAAGCCCTGGATTTATTTGGGAATCATGGTACGCAGCTATCTCAGCCAATATGTAAGATCATATATACCTTTCCAATCTCATTGAAAAGTTCGGACCGATTTACGCAG
Coding sequences within:
- a CDS encoding putative cobaltochelatase — its product is MKNHNITIYPFTAIVGQEKMKKALILNAINPKVGGVLVRGEKGTAKSTAVRALANLLPEIEVVEGCKFRCNPHDINAMCEECLEKVKAGALKSSSIKMKVVDLPVSATEDRVVGTLDIEHAIKKGEKRFEPGVLAHAHRGILYVDEINLLDDHLVDVLLDSAAMGVNTVEREGISFSHPANFVLVGTMNPEEGELRPQLLDRFGLCVDIKGIMDVARRVELIKYRLSYETDPEAFAASWQAAESELCGQILLAQKLLTEVKISDNMLELISQICVDMGVDGHRADITMMKTSITLAAFNGRTEVLEEDVKEAAELVLPHRMRRKPFDNHSDKQDKLNESIEKQREKEKEKEKNKHEQQKKEHNEQSGKEQAHPEEQKSDNPEDSTGEQPDASSETIFATGESYQVKQFSPDFLRNNRNGSGRRSKTLTKSKQGRYIKSKIPEEKITDLAFDATLRAAAPYQLLREKHGNSIVIHDSDFRQKVREKKIGNLVLFVVDASGSMGAQQRMVASKGAVLSMLMDAYQKRDKVGLIAFKGAGAELLLPPTSSVEMAQKCLEELPTGGKTPLSHGLMKGYETIQAELRRDPDTCPFMVLISDGRANVSMNGEPPLQETKTIASMFRKECIQSAVIDTESSIIKFGLAQEISSALGAMYLALEDLKADSIVEAVRSSAPFEFSVLSGSFSS
- a CDS encoding P-loop NTPase fold protein, giving the protein MTDDLKSVYHLFNPDKALFDEELKKYYVKIGENETRISKLKTRLELGLETGEPIKILFTGHRGSGKSTALNRLVSHLSDKFFVVNYNVLDLLDLNDINYTDVLLSILAQLIESSKVNKIFLRSDLVERANKWGQTITENLISSTKAGLGFGVGLPALINIFTWMKNETETRKEIRKEIGPRVSELISIINDIVIEIEDTGKQVLVIIDNLEKSDPDKALDLFGNHGTQLSQPICKIIYTFPISLKSSDRFTQIRMNFSDDIMYPNIKVHEPDGSVNRESKERALMKEIVAKRVNSNLFEPEALEYIIDMSGGVLRDYIRIIRDSAVTALTRGKTVIDKAVAEEVVNDLKNTFQAQLSDEDYDVLLEVSHSKSIKRDQGLVGLLHNLSVLEYTNGRNWCDLHPIVRTILEEKHLLEQDASSD